Proteins encoded within one genomic window of Nonomuraea gerenzanensis:
- a CDS encoding MFS transporter has translation MSITSQAATPPATALSPRRRMLVLAICCTSLFIVGLDNTIVNIALPAIRRDLNASVSGLQWIIDAYTVVLASLLMLAGSTGDRIGRRRTFQTGLTLFTLGSLLCSLAPGLGWLIAARALQAVGGSMLNPVAMSIITNTFTEPRERARAIGVWGGVIGVSMALGPLIGGALVGSVGWQAIFWINLPVGMAAFVLCALFVPESRAPRPRRVDPVGQLLVIVLLATVTFAFIEAPAAGWGSPRTLGCFAVAALALACLVPYELRRAEPLIDLRFFRSAPFTGATVIAVCAFAALGGFLFVNTLYLQDVLGLSALHAGLYTLPMAALTVVCAPLSGRIVGNAGPRVPLLVAGITMTASGLILTGLSADTPVWVLMAAYVLFGLGFGMVNAPITNTAVSGMPRAQAGVAAAVASTSRQIGQSLGVAVIGALVTSAVAGPFATGFPAASRVGWWIITGCGLMIVLLGILTTTGWARRSAARTAERLAHAPDRTADT, from the coding sequence ATGTCTATAACAAGCCAGGCGGCCACCCCGCCCGCGACCGCCCTCAGCCCCCGCCGGCGGATGCTCGTCCTGGCCATCTGCTGCACGAGCCTGTTCATCGTCGGCCTGGACAACACGATCGTGAACATCGCGCTGCCCGCCATCCGCCGCGACCTGAACGCCTCCGTCTCGGGCCTGCAGTGGATCATCGACGCGTACACGGTGGTCCTGGCGAGCCTGCTCATGCTGGCCGGCTCGACCGGCGACAGGATCGGCCGCCGCCGCACGTTCCAGACGGGCCTGACGCTGTTCACGCTCGGCTCGCTGCTGTGCTCGCTCGCCCCTGGCCTGGGCTGGCTGATCGCGGCACGGGCGCTGCAGGCCGTCGGCGGCTCCATGCTCAACCCCGTCGCCATGTCCATCATCACGAACACCTTCACCGAGCCCCGCGAGCGCGCGCGGGCCATCGGCGTGTGGGGCGGCGTGATCGGCGTCAGCATGGCGCTGGGCCCCCTGATCGGCGGCGCGCTCGTGGGCTCTGTCGGCTGGCAGGCGATCTTCTGGATCAACCTCCCGGTCGGCATGGCCGCGTTCGTGCTGTGCGCGCTGTTCGTGCCCGAGTCGCGCGCGCCGCGCCCGCGCCGGGTGGATCCCGTCGGGCAACTGCTGGTCATCGTGCTGCTGGCCACGGTGACGTTCGCCTTCATCGAGGCGCCGGCGGCCGGCTGGGGCTCGCCGCGCACGCTGGGCTGCTTCGCGGTCGCCGCGCTGGCGCTGGCCTGCCTGGTGCCGTACGAGCTGCGCCGCGCCGAGCCTCTGATCGACCTGCGCTTCTTCCGCAGCGCGCCGTTCACCGGAGCCACCGTCATCGCCGTGTGCGCCTTCGCCGCGCTGGGCGGCTTCCTGTTCGTCAACACCCTCTACCTGCAGGACGTGCTGGGCCTGTCCGCCCTGCACGCCGGGCTCTACACGCTGCCGATGGCCGCGCTGACCGTGGTCTGCGCGCCCCTGTCCGGCAGGATCGTCGGGAACGCGGGCCCCCGCGTGCCGCTCCTGGTGGCCGGGATCACCATGACCGCCAGTGGCCTGATCCTGACGGGGCTGTCGGCGGACACGCCGGTCTGGGTGCTGATGGCCGCGTACGTGCTGTTCGGGCTGGGCTTCGGCATGGTGAACGCGCCCATCACCAACACCGCCGTCTCCGGCATGCCGCGCGCCCAGGCCGGGGTGGCCGCCGCCGTGGCCTCCACCAGCCGCCAGATCGGCCAGTCGCTCGGCGTCGCGGTCATCGGCGCGCTGGTCACCTCGGCGGTTGCAGGCCCGTTCGCCACCGGGTTCCCTGCGGCCAGCCGCGTCGGCTGGTGGATCATCACCGGATGCGGGCTGATGATCGTGCTGCTCGGTATCCTGACCACGACCGGCTGGGCCCGCCGCAGCGCCGCCCGTACCGCCGAGCGGCTCGCCCACGCCCCCGACAGAACGGCGGACACCTGA
- a CDS encoding MarR family winged helix-turn-helix transcriptional regulator, giving the protein MTDTPGQEAVARVWAAMYDLVLHQEDRRKEVAETLGISFFRVKALRRLLAGPMSMRDLTAELSTDKPYTTLMMDDLEQRGYVTRSVSPDDRRSKIVTLTPEGTAVAEEAERILARPPRSLLALDPGDLATLDRIMARLRTPQESAQRS; this is encoded by the coding sequence ATGACCGACACCCCCGGCCAGGAGGCGGTGGCCCGCGTCTGGGCCGCCATGTACGACCTCGTCCTGCACCAGGAGGACCGGCGCAAGGAGGTGGCCGAGACGCTGGGCATCAGCTTCTTCCGGGTCAAGGCGCTGCGCCGGCTGCTGGCCGGGCCGATGAGCATGCGCGACCTGACGGCCGAGCTGTCCACCGACAAGCCGTACACCACGCTGATGATGGACGACCTGGAGCAGCGCGGCTACGTCACCCGCAGCGTCTCCCCGGACGACCGCCGCAGCAAGATCGTCACGCTCACCCCGGAGGGGACGGCCGTGGCCGAGGAGGCCGAGCGCATCCTGGCCCGCCCGCCCCGCTCCCTGCTCGCCCTCGACCCCGGCGACCTGGCCACCCTCGACCGCATCATGGCCAGGCTGCGCACCCCGCAGGAGTCCGCGCAGCGGTCCTGA
- a CDS encoding AraC family transcriptional regulator, whose amino-acid sequence MLDGLNAALDHIERNLDRQIEGAELARIAVTSEYHFRRLFSALAGMPLSEYVRRRRLTVAGAAVVGGSEPLLDIAIRHGYASGEAFARAFRAVHGVGPGEARRTGAALRSQPRMSFRLIVEGNSSMRYRIVEKPEFTLAGRKARVALVHEGMNPAIVAFVRGIGQEALDRIERLSDQEPRGIVNVSDNLPGSREEGVELDYWVGAVTGGEVPGDLDSLAVPAGTWAVFESSGPFPQTLQEVWRDVFTQWFPANPYRSRPGPEISATRLSGDGSHADSELWIPVERVPA is encoded by the coding sequence GTGCTGGACGGGCTCAACGCGGCCTTGGACCACATCGAGCGCAACCTCGACCGCCAGATCGAGGGCGCCGAGCTGGCCCGGATCGCGGTCACGTCGGAGTACCACTTCCGGCGGCTGTTCTCCGCACTGGCCGGGATGCCGCTGTCGGAGTACGTCCGGCGCCGGCGGCTCACCGTCGCGGGCGCGGCGGTGGTCGGCGGCTCGGAGCCGTTGCTCGACATCGCGATCCGGCACGGATACGCCTCGGGCGAGGCGTTCGCGCGCGCGTTCCGCGCCGTGCACGGCGTGGGGCCGGGTGAGGCCCGGCGCACCGGCGCGGCGCTGCGCTCCCAGCCACGCATGTCCTTCCGCCTCATCGTCGAAGGGAACAGCAGTATGCGATATCGGATCGTGGAGAAGCCGGAGTTCACCCTGGCGGGGCGCAAGGCGCGGGTGGCGCTGGTGCACGAGGGGATGAACCCGGCCATCGTCGCCTTCGTGCGCGGGATCGGCCAGGAGGCGCTCGACCGTATCGAGCGGCTGTCGGACCAGGAGCCGCGCGGCATCGTCAACGTGAGCGACAACCTGCCGGGCAGCCGGGAAGAAGGGGTGGAGCTCGACTACTGGGTCGGTGCGGTGACGGGCGGGGAGGTTCCCGGCGATCTGGACAGCCTCGCCGTCCCGGCGGGCACGTGGGCGGTGTTCGAGAGCTCGGGGCCGTTCCCGCAGACGTTGCAGGAGGTGTGGCGGGACGTGTTCACCCAGTGGTTCCCCGCCAATCCCTACCGCAGCCGGCCCGGCCCGGAGATCTCCGCCACCCGGCTGTCCGGCGACGGCAGCCACGCCGACTCCGAGCTGTGGATCCCCGTGGAGCGGGTGCCGGCGTAG
- the gap gene encoding type I glyceraldehyde-3-phosphate dehydrogenase, with protein MTVRVGINGFGRIGRNVFRAAIARGADLEIVAVNDLGDVPTMAHLLAYDSILGRFPGEVVAGPGAIRAGDVTVKVLAERDPAALPWGELGVDVVIESTGVFTDAARARAHVDGGAKKVVVAAPADGEDVTIVLGVNDEAYDPRRHTIISNASCTTNCLGVLAKVLHEAVGIESGMMTTVHAYTQDQNLQDAPHKDLRRARAAALNIVPTSSGAAKAIGLVLPELRGRLDAFALRVPVPTGSVTDLTVTTSRSTTVEEIKQAYAEAAAGPYKGLLTYTEAPIVSTDIVTDPASCIFDAGLTRVLGSQVKVVGWYDNEWGYSNRLIDLALMVGARL; from the coding sequence ATGACTGTCCGAGTGGGGATCAACGGGTTCGGGCGCATCGGCCGCAACGTCTTCCGCGCCGCGATCGCCCGCGGCGCGGACCTTGAGATCGTCGCGGTGAACGACCTGGGCGACGTGCCGACCATGGCCCACCTGCTGGCCTACGACTCGATCCTGGGCCGCTTCCCCGGCGAGGTGGTGGCCGGGCCGGGGGCGATCAGGGCCGGTGACGTGACCGTCAAGGTCCTGGCCGAGCGCGACCCCGCCGCCCTGCCCTGGGGTGAGCTGGGCGTGGACGTGGTGATCGAGTCCACCGGCGTCTTCACCGACGCCGCCAGGGCCCGCGCGCATGTGGACGGCGGCGCGAAGAAGGTCGTCGTCGCCGCCCCGGCCGACGGCGAGGACGTCACGATCGTGCTCGGCGTCAACGACGAGGCCTACGACCCGCGGCGGCACACGATCATCTCCAACGCCTCGTGCACCACCAACTGCCTGGGCGTGCTGGCCAAGGTGCTGCATGAGGCGGTGGGCATCGAGTCCGGCATGATGACCACCGTCCACGCCTACACCCAGGACCAGAACCTCCAGGACGCCCCGCACAAGGACCTGCGCAGGGCCAGGGCCGCCGCGCTCAACATCGTCCCGACCTCCAGCGGGGCCGCCAAGGCCATCGGCCTGGTGCTGCCGGAGCTGCGGGGCCGGCTCGACGCGTTCGCGCTGCGCGTGCCGGTGCCGACCGGCTCGGTCACCGACCTGACCGTCACGACCTCGCGCAGCACCACGGTGGAGGAGATCAAGCAGGCGTACGCCGAGGCCGCCGCCGGGCCGTACAAGGGGCTGCTGACCTACACCGAGGCGCCCATCGTGAGCACCGACATCGTCACCGACCCGGCGTCGTGCATCTTCGACGCGGGGCTCACCCGCGTGCTGGGCTCGCAGGTCAAGGTCGTCGGCTGGTACGACAACGAGTGGGGCTACTCCAACCGGCTCATCGACCTGGCCCTCATGGTCGGCGCCCGGCTGTAG
- a CDS encoding MarR family winged helix-turn-helix transcriptional regulator, with the protein MNDDDLDVAAFTAAIENFNRFYIRLPMLEKLSFTTLSVLDTLAQRGPLRLTDLTRTEQVSQPGITQLVTRLEREGLVERRPDPSDGRAVLVHITEAGRLIGRSRHEDRTRHLVPLVARLTAGQRRAIAAALPALTRLAELGQETRST; encoded by the coding sequence GTGAACGATGACGACCTGGACGTGGCCGCCTTCACCGCGGCGATCGAGAACTTCAACCGCTTCTACATCCGGCTGCCGATGCTGGAGAAGCTGTCGTTCACGACGCTGTCGGTGCTGGACACCCTCGCCCAGCGCGGGCCGCTCCGGCTGACCGACCTCACCAGGACCGAGCAGGTCAGCCAGCCGGGCATCACGCAGCTCGTGACCCGGCTGGAGCGGGAGGGGCTGGTGGAGCGCCGTCCCGACCCGAGCGACGGGCGCGCGGTGCTGGTCCACATCACCGAGGCGGGGCGGCTGATCGGCCGCTCCCGGCACGAGGACAGGACCCGGCACCTGGTCCCGCTCGTGGCCCGGCTCACCGCCGGCCAGCGCCGTGCCATCGCCGCCGCCCTGCCCGCCCTCACCCGCCTGGCCGAGCTGGGCCAGGAGACCCGCTCCACCTGA
- a CDS encoding S66 peptidase family protein: MYTLTRPWPRLRAGDHVALVSPASFPDTAAIDDLTRLLSGWGFRVKIGEHVLDQHGYLAGRDADRLADLNAAFADPAVRAVITTRGGAGAYRILDGLDFDAIRADPKPLVGFSDITYLHLAVWRECRVPGVHGCLVGPGATATVRRLLTGTEPATHHRNPELLSVAAEVPGRARGHLLGGSLGALAGLVGAGLPDLTGAILLIEAERTVGLGLIDRQLTQLIRAGALDGVRGIALGRFPGFEDYTDRGWSLIDVLRDRLAPLDVPVLGGLEFGHGPDPHAVALGTTAELDTGSGTLTLGPPAR, encoded by the coding sequence ATGTACACCTTGACGCGCCCATGGCCGAGGCTGCGGGCGGGCGACCATGTGGCCCTCGTCTCCCCGGCCAGCTTCCCCGACACCGCCGCGATCGACGACCTCACCCGGCTCCTGAGCGGCTGGGGGTTCCGGGTCAAGATCGGCGAGCACGTCCTGGACCAGCATGGTTACCTGGCCGGACGCGACGCGGACCGGCTCGCCGACCTCAACGCCGCCTTCGCCGACCCCGCGGTCCGCGCGGTCATCACCACGCGCGGCGGGGCGGGGGCCTACCGCATCCTGGACGGGCTCGACTTCGACGCCATCCGCGCCGACCCGAAACCGCTGGTGGGCTTCAGCGACATCACCTACCTGCACCTGGCCGTCTGGCGGGAGTGCCGGGTCCCGGGCGTCCACGGCTGCCTGGTCGGCCCCGGCGCGACCGCGACCGTCCGCCGGCTGCTGACGGGCACCGAGCCCGCGACGCACCACCGCAACCCGGAGCTGCTCTCGGTCGCCGCCGAGGTGCCTGGCCGCGCCCGCGGCCACCTGCTGGGCGGCTCGCTGGGCGCGCTGGCCGGCCTGGTCGGCGCCGGGCTGCCCGACCTCACGGGGGCGATCCTGCTGATCGAGGCCGAGCGGACGGTCGGGCTCGGGCTGATCGACCGGCAGCTCACCCAGCTGATCCGCGCAGGCGCCCTGGACGGCGTGCGCGGGATCGCCCTCGGCAGGTTCCCCGGCTTCGAGGACTACACCGATCGCGGCTGGAGCCTCATCGACGTGCTGCGCGACCGGCTCGCCCCGCTCGACGTCCCCGTGCTCGGCGGCCTGGAGTTCGGGCACGGCCCTGATCCGCACGCCGTCGCCCTCGGCACGACGGCCGAGCTCGACACCGGCAGCGGCACCCTCACCCTCGGCCCGCCCGCACGGTGA
- a CDS encoding SRPBCC family protein, which yields MSGAQYTLTGRVAVALPPGEAFTLFTPRGEELWVTGWRPRFRTRADDDSAPGTVFETGAAGEPTIWVVVAREPGRRVSYARVTPGSRAGTVTVEVDADGRGGSTVAVTYELTALTPAGQEPLREFAEGYAGFLRSWEVDLARHLGSRP from the coding sequence ATGAGCGGCGCGCAGTACACGCTCACCGGCCGGGTGGCCGTCGCGCTGCCGCCCGGGGAGGCGTTCACGCTGTTCACACCGCGCGGCGAGGAGCTCTGGGTGACAGGGTGGCGGCCCCGCTTCCGGACGAGGGCCGACGACGACTCCGCCCCCGGCACCGTCTTCGAGACCGGCGCGGCCGGCGAGCCGACCATCTGGGTGGTGGTCGCGCGCGAGCCCGGCCGGCGCGTCTCGTACGCCAGGGTGACGCCCGGCTCCCGCGCCGGCACCGTGACCGTCGAGGTGGACGCTGACGGGCGGGGCGGCAGCACGGTGGCGGTCACGTACGAACTGACCGCGCTCACGCCGGCGGGCCAGGAGCCGCTGCGCGAGTTCGCCGAGGGCTACGCGGGCTTCCTGCGGTCATGGGAGGTGGACCTCGCCCGCCATCTCGGCTCCCGGCCGTAG
- a CDS encoding TetR/AcrR family transcriptional regulator, which yields MTAAPLAAPAQRADARRNREVVLRTAMRVFAEEGPEASLGRIAQRAGVGAGTVYRHFPSKDVLLEAVLAEHLDALVADAERWRARAAPGDALSGFLLEVIEKSAGRQHVCDALTGDRGWPRAVLAAAVRRFHEALERLLRDARQAGVIRADVRVDDLSALIVGGAALRAAHRDQGRGARVVRLLLEGLCSRTVTKPEPFRDPHSPPCHETPRHCGECGAPLPVRATGRPPRYCGSACRQRAHRRRLAG from the coding sequence ATGACAGCAGCGCCGCTCGCCGCACCCGCCCAGCGTGCCGACGCCCGCCGCAACCGGGAGGTCGTCCTGCGCACGGCGATGCGGGTGTTCGCCGAGGAGGGGCCGGAGGCGTCCCTCGGCCGCATCGCGCAGCGGGCCGGGGTCGGCGCCGGCACCGTCTACCGGCACTTCCCGAGCAAGGACGTGCTGCTGGAGGCGGTGCTCGCCGAGCACCTCGACGCGCTGGTGGCCGACGCCGAGCGGTGGAGGGCCCGCGCCGCTCCCGGCGACGCGCTGTCCGGCTTCCTGCTCGAAGTGATCGAGAAGTCGGCGGGCCGGCAGCACGTGTGCGACGCGCTCACCGGCGACCGCGGCTGGCCGCGCGCCGTGCTCGCCGCGGCGGTACGGCGCTTCCACGAGGCGCTGGAGCGGCTGCTGCGCGACGCGAGGCAGGCCGGAGTGATCCGCGCCGACGTGCGGGTGGACGACCTGTCGGCGCTCATCGTCGGCGGCGCAGCCCTGCGCGCGGCACACCGCGACCAGGGCCGCGGCGCCCGGGTCGTACGGCTGCTGCTTGAGGGGTTGTGCTCCCGCACTGTCACGAAACCCGAACCGTTCCGTGACCCGCACTCCCCGCCGTGTCACGAAACCCCGCGGCACTGCGGGGAGTGCGGGGCGCCGCTGCCGGTGCGCGCCACCGGGCGGCCACCCCGCTACTGCGGCTCCGCCTGCCGCCAGCGCGCCCACCGGCGCCGCCTCGCCGGCTAG
- a CDS encoding NmrA family NAD(P)-binding protein → MTTATPAGSGATILVTGATGKQGGATARRLLADGWNVRALVRDLTAPAATELAAAGARLVRGDFDDPASLPPALDGATAVFGVPPIAYGPSGPQTELEVARGRALIDAAVKAGVEQVVFSTVASMSASRSASRSASMSASTQAPARGGRGKALIEEYLHDHVALSTVLRPVRFMTNYLDVGVGAVAIDGLSPDGVHRHLFPPHEPMQVIALEDIAEFAALAFADPARFAGRTLELAGDEPTPVEAAAAIAAATGLPIRYEQITGDEAARLGPEIADTMRHWQAGHRWHADLEALRVIHPGLRTLSDWLAESGASAIRAHVAGL, encoded by the coding sequence ATGACCACCGCCACGCCGGCAGGCTCCGGCGCCACGATCCTCGTCACCGGCGCGACCGGCAAGCAGGGCGGCGCCACCGCCCGGCGGCTGCTCGCCGACGGCTGGAACGTCCGGGCGCTGGTGCGCGACCTGACCGCGCCGGCCGCCACCGAGCTGGCCGCCGCGGGCGCCCGGCTCGTACGCGGCGACTTCGACGATCCGGCGAGCCTGCCGCCCGCGCTCGACGGCGCCACCGCCGTGTTCGGCGTTCCGCCCATCGCCTACGGCCCGTCGGGGCCGCAGACCGAGCTCGAGGTCGCCCGGGGCAGGGCGCTGATCGACGCCGCGGTCAAGGCGGGCGTCGAGCAGGTCGTCTTCAGCACCGTCGCCTCCATGTCCGCCTCCAGGTCAGCCTCCAGGTCAGCCTCCATGTCCGCTTCGACGCAGGCCCCTGCGCGGGGCGGGCGGGGCAAGGCGCTGATCGAGGAGTACCTGCATGACCACGTGGCGTTGTCGACCGTGCTGCGCCCGGTTCGCTTCATGACGAACTATCTGGACGTCGGCGTCGGCGCCGTCGCCATCGACGGACTCTCGCCCGACGGCGTGCATCGGCACCTGTTCCCGCCGCACGAGCCCATGCAGGTCATCGCGCTGGAGGACATCGCCGAGTTCGCCGCGCTCGCCTTCGCGGACCCAGCCAGGTTCGCCGGGCGCACCCTGGAGCTCGCGGGCGACGAGCCGACCCCCGTTGAGGCCGCCGCCGCGATCGCCGCGGCTACCGGCCTCCCGATCCGGTACGAGCAGATCACCGGCGACGAGGCCGCCCGGCTCGGGCCGGAGATCGCCGACACCATGAGGCACTGGCAGGCCGGTCACCGCTGGCACGCCGACCTCGAAGCGTTGCGCGTCATCCATCCCGGCCTGCGCACCCTGTCCGACTGGCTCGCCGAATCCGGCGCGTCCGCCATCCGCGCGCACGTCGCAGGGCTCTGA
- a CDS encoding TetR/AcrR family transcriptional regulator gives MTTGSTRLSKPARREQLLDTAMAIVRAHGTDGLTLLSLAQAAGVSRPIVYDHFGTRPGLLIALYRRLDERHRAASEEALRDAPAVPREIARVLSAAYFACATDMPEWTAISAALKGSQEMEAIERELLDGYTDLMATALRPYSGLTQEALRLRCVGALGAAEAIAAELNRGRVTVAEAIAALTDLTVGSIDARAQG, from the coding sequence ATGACCACGGGATCGACTCGCCTGTCCAAACCGGCCAGGCGGGAGCAACTGCTCGACACCGCCATGGCGATCGTGCGCGCCCACGGCACCGACGGCCTCACGCTGCTCAGCCTGGCCCAGGCCGCCGGAGTGAGCAGGCCGATCGTCTACGACCACTTCGGCACCCGCCCCGGCCTGCTGATCGCGCTCTACCGGCGGCTCGACGAGCGGCACCGGGCCGCCTCGGAGGAGGCCCTGCGAGACGCCCCGGCCGTCCCCCGCGAGATCGCCCGCGTCCTGAGCGCCGCCTACTTCGCCTGCGCCACCGACATGCCGGAGTGGACCGCCATCTCCGCCGCGCTCAAGGGAAGCCAGGAGATGGAGGCGATCGAGCGCGAGCTGCTCGACGGCTACACAGACCTGATGGCCACCGCCCTGCGGCCGTACTCCGGGCTCACGCAGGAAGCCCTCCGGCTGCGCTGCGTCGGCGCGCTGGGCGCGGCCGAGGCGATCGCCGCGGAGCTGAACCGGGGGCGGGTCACCGTCGCCGAGGCCATCGCGGCGCTGACCGACCTCACCGTGGGCAGCATCGACGCCCGAGCCCAGGGCTGA
- a CDS encoding class I SAM-dependent methyltransferase, whose protein sequence is MAHMSTMPEDHVETANPSPLNDYDRMAEGYAAENETSLLNAYYERPAMLELAGNVAGRRILDAGCGSGPLFAELRDRGAIITGIDASAGMLEQARQRLGADADLQVADLAGPLPFPDEAFDDVIASLVLHYLEDWGPTLAELRRVLRPGGRLLISIDHPFSVVLFQHMAGKRPKYFETRSRTEEWVMGGQTVQMKFWNRPLHAMTEAFAAAGFRISVISEPPFVPEARDVFPEELREFEPTRTRFLCFLFFVLEAS, encoded by the coding sequence ATGGCCCACATGTCTACCATGCCCGAAGATCACGTCGAGACTGCGAACCCCTCCCCACTCAACGACTACGACAGGATGGCTGAAGGTTACGCGGCCGAGAACGAAACCAGTCTCCTCAACGCGTACTATGAGCGGCCCGCGATGCTGGAGCTTGCCGGGAATGTGGCCGGAAGGCGCATCCTCGACGCCGGCTGCGGCTCGGGCCCCCTCTTTGCCGAGCTGCGCGATCGAGGCGCCATCATCACCGGCATCGACGCGAGCGCAGGGATGCTGGAGCAGGCCCGGCAGAGGTTGGGCGCCGACGCGGATCTGCAGGTCGCCGACCTAGCCGGCCCGCTGCCTTTTCCCGACGAGGCGTTCGATGACGTCATCGCGTCGCTGGTGCTGCACTACCTCGAAGACTGGGGACCGACACTGGCCGAGCTTCGACGCGTGCTGAGGCCTGGTGGCAGACTCCTCATCTCGATCGACCATCCTTTCAGCGTCGTCCTCTTTCAGCACATGGCCGGGAAAAGGCCCAAGTACTTCGAGACGCGCAGCCGGACCGAAGAATGGGTCATGGGTGGGCAGACCGTCCAGATGAAGTTCTGGAATCGGCCGCTGCACGCGATGACCGAGGCCTTTGCCGCGGCGGGCTTTCGCATCAGCGTCATCAGCGAACCGCCGTTCGTGCCCGAAGCCCGCGACGTGTTCCCTGAGGAGCTCCGCGAGTTCGAGCCCACCCGCACGAGGTTCTTGTGCTTCTTGTTCTTCGTTCTCGAAGCCAGCTGA
- a CDS encoding class I SAM-dependent methyltransferase — translation MTEVVVVTDYDVLAEVYEWLISDAKLPPAQFAASFDDVLSLLPSNAHVLDCSCGTGQLAVGLAGRGMKVVATDASEAMVRRTAELSEEFGASVRAMQATWEELPDHFEDDTFDMVFCVGNSLHHAAGATGRGAALESMARLLRPGGRLVLTSRTWELVRARGSRLDISDRLVRRNGRDAVVVYRWEIAPHWEEEHHIEIAIAHIDATGLVLVRSELLSCWPYRYEELEVELHRVGLRTEVSTFDLEAENYMVVASKV, via the coding sequence GTGACGGAGGTAGTGGTTGTGACGGATTATGACGTGCTTGCCGAGGTGTATGAATGGCTCATCTCGGATGCGAAGTTGCCTCCAGCCCAGTTCGCCGCGTCGTTCGATGACGTCCTCAGTCTTCTGCCGTCGAACGCTCACGTCCTCGACTGTTCGTGCGGAACCGGACAGTTGGCGGTTGGCCTCGCCGGTCGTGGCATGAAGGTTGTTGCGACTGACGCCAGCGAAGCGATGGTTCGTCGGACTGCAGAGTTGTCTGAGGAGTTCGGGGCATCCGTCCGGGCCATGCAGGCGACCTGGGAAGAGTTGCCCGACCATTTCGAGGACGACACGTTCGACATGGTGTTCTGCGTTGGCAACTCGCTTCACCATGCCGCGGGCGCGACAGGCAGGGGTGCTGCTCTGGAGTCGATGGCACGGCTTCTGCGCCCTGGCGGGCGCTTGGTGCTCACATCCCGCACTTGGGAACTCGTGAGGGCCAGAGGTTCCCGGCTGGACATCAGTGACCGGCTCGTCCGCCGGAACGGTCGCGATGCCGTCGTGGTCTACCGCTGGGAGATCGCGCCGCATTGGGAGGAGGAGCACCACATCGAGATTGCGATCGCGCACATTGATGCGACTGGGCTGGTTCTTGTCCGCTCGGAGCTGCTGTCCTGCTGGCCCTACCGGTACGAGGAACTCGAAGTCGAGCTGCACCGGGTCGGACTCCGGACGGAAGTGAGCACGTTCGATCTCGAGGCCGAGAACTATATGGTGGTCGCGAGCAAGGTATAG
- a CDS encoding ferredoxin: MKVWIDSERCQGHGRCYDLAPDLFGEDDEGYGTVLGGGEVAAGQEPEARLAVANCPERAVEAVNGAAR; this comes from the coding sequence ATGAAGGTATGGATCGACTCCGAGCGCTGCCAAGGGCACGGCCGCTGTTACGACCTGGCCCCTGACCTGTTCGGCGAGGACGACGAAGGTTACGGCACGGTGCTGGGCGGCGGTGAGGTGGCCGCGGGGCAGGAGCCGGAGGCGCGGCTGGCGGTGGCCAACTGCCCCGAGCGGGCCGTCGAGGCCGTGAACGGAGCCGCCCGATGA